A window of Flavobacterium branchiarum genomic DNA:
TTTACTTTCTAGACCTTCTTCTTCAAGTTGTTTTTTGTAATTGATGATACCGCCTTCCAGCTGATATACATTCTTAAATCCTTGATGTTTGAAGTAAGCACTTGCTTTCTCACAACGAATTCCACCTGTACAATACATTACTAGGTTTTTATCTTCTTTATGATTTTGAAGTTGCTCGTTAATTATCGGTAAACTTTCTCTAAAAGTTTCAACATCGGGAGTTATGGCTCCTTTAAAATGACCAACTTCACTTTCATAGTGATTTCTAAAATCAACTACAATTGTATTTGGATCTTCAAGTATATCATTGAATTCTTTGGCTTTCAGGTGAACGCCTATGTCTGTAACATCAAAGGTTTCGTCATTAAGACCGTCAGCAACAATCTTATCGCGTACTTTGATGGTTAGTTTTAAAAAGGAGTGATCGTCATGCTCAACAGCAATATTCAAGCGTAAGTCTTTCATGAAGTCATAGACTTCTAAAGTTTCTCTGAAAGTTTCTAAATTTTCTTCCGGAATACTCATTTGAGCATTTATTCCTTCGTTGGCAACGTAAATTCGACCTAAAGCATCGAGTGCGTTCCAGGCTAGAAATAAATCATCGCGAAATTTTTTGGGATCTTGAATTTTTGCATACGCATAGAAAGACAACGTAAGACGTTGTTTACCTGCATCATCAATCATGATGGCTCTTTCTTCTGCGCTCAAAGTGTTATACAGTTGCATGCTATAAACAGTTTTAAGTTGAGGAATATTTTTGAGGTGCAAAGGTAGGAAAAAGGTTTTAAGAAACAAAGAGGCACTAAGGTTCAGAGTTGCAAAGGTTTTTTAGAGGTACTGAGTTACTAAGGTTCTGAGAGACTGAGACTGGATGTAAAGGTTCAGAGGTTTCGTAAGATTTGAGAAGAAAGATTTGAGAAGAAAGAAAAGCTTTGCGTTTTAGCGTCTTTGCGAGAACCCAATAACTAGATGTACAAAGGTTCAAAGGAGCAGAGTTTTAAAGTTTCGGAGGGGCAAAGGTTTCGTAAGATTGGAGAAGAAAGAAGAGAGAGTAAAGACTATTTTAGAAAGAGGTTCAGAGGTTCAAAGTTGCAAAGGTTTTTAAAGATTGAAGATTTGAGAAGAAAGAAAAGCTTTGCGTTTTAGCGTCTTTGCGAGAACCCAATAACTAGAGGTTCAAAGGAGCAGAGTTTTAAAGTTTCGGAGGGGCAAAGGTTTCGTAAGATTGGAGAAGAAAGAAGAGAGAGCAAAGACTATTTTAGAAAGAGGTTCAGAGGTTCAAAGTTGCAAAGGTTTTTAAAGATTGAAGATTATAGAAGAAAGAAAGCTTTGCGTTTTAGCGTCTTTGCGAGAACCCAATAACTAGATGTACAAAGGTTCAAAGGAGCAGAGTTTTAAAGTTTCGGAGGGGCAAAGGTTTCGTAAGATTGGAGAAGAAAGAAGAGAGAGTAAAGACTATTTTAGAAAGAGGTTCAGAGGTTCAAAGTTGCAAAGGTTTTTAAAGATTGAAGATTATAGAAGAAAGAAAGCTTTGCGTTTTAGCGTCTTTGCGAGAACCCAATAACTAGATGTACAAAGGTTCAAAGGAGCAGAGTTTTAAAGTTTCGGAGGGGCAAAGGTTTCGTAAGATTGGAGAAGAAAGAAGAGAGAGTAAAGACTATTTAGGGAAGAGGTTCTTAGGTCCTAAGGTGCTGAGAAACTGAGACTGTCCTTCGACTACGCTCAGGATGACACTGCTGATTACTTCGACTATAAACTGTAGGCTAACAATGAGACTGAGACTGTGACTCAAAACAAAAAAAGCACTAAATTAACTTTAGTGCTTTTTAAATCTTTGTGCCTTTGCAACTCTGAACCTTATAAGCTCAGAACCTTAAATATTAGCAAAACTCGTTGAAAGCGTCTTTTAAGTTTTCTGCGATTAATTCAGCTGGGCGACCTTCGATGTGGTGACGCTCAAGCATATGAACTAATTCTCCGTTTTTGAATAATGCCATACTTGGAGAAGATGGAGGAAAAGGGAACATATGTTGTCTTGCTGCATCAACAGCTTCTTTATCAACTCCTGCAAAAACAGTGATTAAATGGTCTGGTTTTTTAGCACCTTCTAAGCTCATTTTTGCTCCTGGGCGTGCGTTTCTTGCTGCACATCCACATACTGAATTTACAACTACTAGTGTTGTTCCTTCTGATTTGATTGCGTTATCAACTTCTGATGCACTATGTAAATCTTGAAAACCTGCAGTTGTTAATTCAGCTTGCATTGGTTTTACCATTTCTTCTGGATACATATTTTTATTTTTTTAGTTTAACTTTTTCGATTTGCAAAGTTACAAAGTTTAAAAACAAGAACTTTAATTCAGGTATAAAGTTTTGTTATAGTTTAATCGTTATTTCGTGAACCTTATTTGATAAGGATAGGTTTCGTAAATAGTATTATCCTCATTTAGCTTAAAACCTTTTGTTGCATCACTTCTAGCTTCTGTCCCTAAAGCTGAAATTTCATCCTTAGGTTTACCTATTTTAAACCAACAAATTGCTTTGTAGTATTTTGCATCCGAGAATTGAGGGTATATTTTCAATGCTTTATCTAAAATTGAAATTGCCTCATCGTATTTTTTTAGTTCATATTTGGCAATCGCCTGATAGAAGTATGTTGTAGGATGTTCCAATTGTTGCCTGTTTTTGTAAATGTCAGTTACATAATCGTCAAGAACCTTTTCTGCCTTGTCATATTCGTTCAATTGTAAGTAGCAAAGTCCGATATAAAAACTGTAGGTATGATCCATTATATAGCCATTCCCATAAAGTTTAATGCATTCTTCTAAATCAGTAATGGCATCTTTATATGATTTTGAGAAAATACATTTTATAAAACCTCTATAGGGAAGCCATTCTTGTTTGTTGTATAAAACAGCTTTGTCTAAAAATGACATTCCAACCTCGTACTTTTTGCATTTAAAATAAGGCATTGCTTTTTGTTGCCATAAATAAGCTATTGTACTGTCTTTTTTTAAACCTTCATCAATGCAATTTTGCCACTCTTGCATTTGAAAAGTATAATTGTATTTATAAGCACAACTATCTAGAGCTTGTTTGATAATAGCATCTTGCGTCTTGTTTTTTGGGACTTGAGCAAATGTGAAAAAGGAAATTAAAAAGCTGAAACCTAAAATGATTTTTTTCAATGGTTACTGTTTAGAGTTATGTTTTCTTTGGAAGAAAAATCACTCTAAATAACGCTTTTATAAATGGTGTTTTAGGACATTTTAAAATAACTTTAACATCTTCAATAAAGGTTGTTTCTTCGTCTAAGAACTTAAAAATCAATGCAGGGTTTCCTTTTTGAAACATATCTGAGAAAATGCTACTTCCTAGCTCGTTATTTCTGTCGAGTATATCTAGTAAGAGTAAATCATAAAACCAGAACTTGTTTTTTTTATAGAACGAGGACATTTTAATTGGTGTCGAAGGTTTGTTGTTTTGAGTTTGTAGAAACGTTACTAATTGGGTTGATTTTTTATCTGATTTTTTAAAAGTGTATCCTGTACTTGCTTTTGTCCAACCACCAGCGGTACCAATATTAAGTACGCGTTTTGTATTCCTTTTCCAAAAGGGAAAGCAGGTCATCGGAATGCTACCTTGTTCTTTTTCTACTATTTCATAATCTTGAATCCCTAATTTCTGAATATAGTTTTTAATCTCCGATTCGTATTCTTGTTTTTCTAAGAGCGTATGCGAAAACAAGGTGTATTCTATTAAAGCTTCTTTTTTGGATATTGGTAAAGCGTACATGAATCGGGTATTGCCTTTTTGGGCAACCGAAAAATCCATGAAAGTAACCTGCTCTGGGTTAAGAACATTCTCTTTACTTTTAATAAACCATCCAATAAAATGCTGTTGTAAAACAGGATAACGCTGTTGGTTCTCTACTAATCCTTTGTTGTAAATGCTGTTTAAGAGTTGGTTACAAGTGAAAGTATTGGTTGAAGTCGCTACAAAAACATGAGTGTCGAGTTCGTTAATGTCGGTTACTTTATCATTGAGAAAAGTAATGTTTTGTTGTTTCTTAATGAGTTTTAAAACAAAATTGTAAAAGTCTAAACTTCGAATTTGGTTGTACTTATAGGGGTTTAGATCTAAGTCTCTCTTGAAGTTTTCATTGGCAAATAAAGCAGTATCCCATTTTTTTGAAATAACACTTTCCCATATTGATGGACCTTCTTGCCAAAAACACCAAGTTCTGTCATTGGTTTTCTTGGTATCTTCATCAATTAACAAAACAGATTTTCCAATAAAGTTCTCAGATACAATCATCTTGTAAACTGTCATCATAGCAGATAAACCAGTTCCTGTAAAAATGTAATCGTAGTGTTTCATGTTTCGGAGATACTATTTTCATCAAAAATAGTAATTTTAATTCGTTGGGTTCACGGAATCAAATTATTTAAGAATATATAGTTTTTGTTTAAAACGACTTCGACTACGTGTTAGTCTGACAATGTTGTGATTGTATTAAAAGTAATATAGAGTAAACACTCAATCAATTAGTTTGTTCAAAATGATTTCAAAATCCTTTGCATTGTGATAATTTGTATCTTGAAATAGGATTTCATTTTTTGAATTTAAAATACAAATAATGGGGTAGGTTAGTTGATTATTAACTGTTCCTAATTGTATCGCTAATTCATTAACGCCAGTTTTATTTCCGGTTGTTGTGTAGTTGAATGTTTTATTATTAAACCGAATTGTTCTTTTTTCTTCAGCATGAAAATCAACAAAATAGAATTGGTTATTGAGTTGTTCTATTATTTTTTTGTTTTTAAAGGTTGAATTCTTCATTGCTTGACAATACTTGCACCAATCGGTGTGGATAAAAATAATGACTTTCCTTTTCTGAATTTGCTGTAAGCTGTCAATAGCTTCAAACGGAATGCTTTTTAGTTGGCAAAACCCTGTTGAAGTAAGGCCTAGGAAGAGTAATATTATGAGTAGACTTTTCATTTGTTACTTTTTTTTGCCACAGATTAAAGGGTTGTTTATAAATCTGTGGCTTAACTAAATTTTATTTATCTCAGATTATAACGTAATCCAAAGAAACTGCGAATTCCTTGGTTTGGCGCATAAACATAGGTTGTGTCAAATGTCATTCCGTATGGATTACTTGGAGTTACAAGTACTTTATCGTTTGAATCGTAGTCAACATTTTTGTCAAAAGGATCGTTAGTTCTCGAAATAAGGAATGGGTTATTTCGTTTAGGAGTAAAGTTAAGTAGGTTTTTGATTCCAGCGTATAAATCAAAATTCTTCCAACCTGTGTAAGTAAACTGAATGTTTTGTAAACTATACCAAGGGGAGTTTGGGTCTCTAGGGTCGTTATCACCTAATAGAGGTAATTTCATCGGACTGTATAAATTTCCGGTATAATCAATTGCTAAATTAATTGGATTAATTTTATACGAAGCGCTCCAAGTTGCTGTAAATTTCTCTGTTAGATACGGTCTTTCACGAGTTCCGTTTTCAATATTCGAAACATCCATAATTGTTGCGCCTGCAATTAGTTTTAATCCGTTATTGAAGTTTACGTCTATGTTTGTGCTGATTCCCTGACTTACAGCGTGACCATCAATGTTGTCATAAATGATTTTGTTCGGGTCGGTATCATAATCTGCTATTATCTTATTGCTAAATCGGGTATGAAAAGCGGTAGTTTCGATACCAATAAATGTCCCGTTGTTAAAGTATATTTTCTTGATGTAGTTTAAATTAGCATTGATTGATTTTTCTGGATTCAGATTATTAGCAATAACAACTTCTCTAGATCCAGTTAAAGCGGCGTGGTCTTCTGTGAATAAATTTACCACTCTATAACCTGTTCCGGCATTAAAACGAAGGATGTTGTTATCATTAAATTTTAATTTATAGGCAAATCTTGGAGTTACAATATTTCCGTGGATAGAGTTATAATCGTATCGTAGCCCTAGAAGTATTTTGTGTTTTTCTGTTAATGTTATTTCATCTTGCAAAAATATACCTGGTAACCATGTTTTATCTGGATTGTTTTTTCCTTGTATTTGTGTCGATGTTGTATTGTCATCGTAATAAGTATAACGAGAGGCTATTCCTGCTAGCAAGTCATTGTTTTTGATTTTTTTGTCCCAAGTAAGTTGAGCAAACCCAATTTTTTGATTAGCTATATAGGAAGTAGTTCCATAACGACTGTCTTGATAATGTACATTCCCAGAGAAAGAAAATATCAGTTTTTCATCTGTTGGTAATTGGTAACTTCCTATAAGTTCGGCACGTTTGGTGTAAACACTTTCTCCGTAGATTTTATCGCCACCTCTGTATTTTTTTTCCCAGCGTATATCGCCACCCCAACGATCTTCATACATACCGCGTCCTGCGAGAGTAAATATTCTATTTTCTTTTCTTTTAAACGACCATTTTTGAAATACTGATACCCGATCCTGAAGCGTCACATCTGTAAAGCCATCATTGTCATTGTCAATTCTTTGGTTGTAATTAAAATAATTAACGCCTAGTAAAGCTGTTGCATTTTTGCCAGCATTTAATTTCACTCCCAAATCTACATTTGTCTCTAGCCAGCTGGTTGTAAATACATCAGCAGAGAAAACAGGTGCATTGGTAGCACTTTTTGTTATAATATTTATTAATCCTCCTACAGCCTCACTTCCATAAAGAGAAGATGCAGGACCTTTTACAATTTCTATTCTTTCTACAAGTGAGTTCGGAATTCCTGATAATCCATAAACTGTAGATAAACTGCTTACAATTGGCATTCCATCAATCATGACAGCCGTATAAGGGCCTTCGAGACCATTTATATGAATGTCACCAGTGTTACAAACGCCACAATTTAGTTGAGGTCGTACTCCATTCACATTTTGTAAAGCCTCATAAATATTAGCCGTTGGATTTTTTTTAAAGAATACTGGCGTGTAAACTTCTACAGGAACCGCACTTTCTAAGCGTTTTACAGCTTTTAATGTTCCAGATATTACGACTTCGTTAAGTTCGTTTTCATTATTTGTTAATTGAAAATCTAAAGTCAAAGGCTCATTTTCTTTAAAAACAATGTTTTTTGTTATTGTCTTTTGACCAAGTGATGAAACTTGAATTTTATAATTGCCTAACGGAATAGCTTCTAATTTATAAAAGCCTAAACTATCCGTTTGGGTTTTATAATTAGTTTTCAGTATTTGAACATTTGCTTGTTGCTTTTCTTGATTTTCAATAAATACTCTTCCTGAAATTGATGAGGTATTTTGTGAAAAACCAACCTGAAGTATTGAAAACAGTAGCATTGTAAATAAATATTTCATTTTGTATAAATTATATTTTAGACAAATCTAAAAATTATATTCGACAAACAAAATTCTTTCTCAAAAAATAGTATTTTTTACATTAAAAAAGCGGTTCATGGTTTATTATGAACCGCTTACGTTTTTAACCGTAAACCAAACAATTACACTAACATAAAATGATACGATTATATATTATGTTTCCGACTGCTAGAAATCTTCTTCTATGAGTTCCTTATTTATGAAAGCACCTGCTACTGATCCTGATGAAACCGCTAGTGCTACTGAACGACCAAATGTGGAATTGTCACCTGCAGCATATATTCCTTTGATTGTTGTTTTCTGATAAGAATCTACTTTTATTAAGCCTTGTTCTGTCATTTCGCAGCCCAATTCTTGTGGTAAATGCGAATGTTGCTCAAAAGGAGGTCTAGCATAAAGTGCTTTAATCGCTGTTTTTGTTCCGTCCTTAAAAACAATATTTATAATTTTACCATCATTGTGTTGGAAATAATCTATTTCATTTTCTAAAGTTGCGATGTTGTTCTTTTTTAGTGTAGCAGTTTGATCTTCGGTCAATGATGATTTTCCATTTGTAAATAGCGTAAGGTCTTTTGTCCAATTTGAAATCATTTTTGTAAAATCATATCCGATATCACCGTTTGCGATAATGCCAGTTCTTTCGTTTTTTACTTCGTAGCCGTGACAATAAGGACAATGTAATATCGAAATTCCCCAACATGCTGCGAATCCATTTATTTCTGGAAATATATCTTTCAATCCTGTTGCAAAAATTAATTTTCTTGCTATAAAGACTTCTTTTCTTTCTGTTAGTATTTCAAAATCACTTTCTTTTTTAGATGCTTTAACTGCTTTATCTTCAATAAAACTTATAGTCGGGTACTTTAATACTTGGTTTTTTGCGGTAGCATTTATATCGGACGGTTTTTTACCATCTTGAGTTATGAAATTGTGTGAGTATGGAGTTTGTTGATTGCATGGATTGCCGCTATCTATAATTAACACTTTTCGCATCGAACGTCCTAATGCCATGGCTGCTGAAAAGCCGGCATAACTGCCACCAATTATTATAACATCGTATTCGTTACTTTTTTTCATGATTTTTGTTTTTAAGCGTTACAAAGTGTTTTTAGTTTGGAGTAGCTTTTTGTTAGTATCTATTTTTTTGTGAATTAGGTAATTTAGAATATGACCAATTATCATCCCAATTCCACCAATAAAGATTAGGACGGTGTGTACATCTAGTATTATTTCTATAATTATGCTTATAAAAATTAGGGTTATTGATAAAAGCAGAATACTACTTACAAGTAGAGTCGCTTTTTTTACTATTTTTATAACTGCAAAAAATCCGATGGATGCAAAAAGTAAATCGATTATAGGATTATGGGTTATACCAAGTGGAACTATTGTTAATATAGGCAACACCAAACAATGCACGAGGCATATTGTTGCGCTTGAAATTCCTAAAATGTCCCAATTAAAAGTTGTTTTTGTCTTCATAATGTGTATATTAGCTTAATGCAATAATGTTGCAAATATAGAAAATTATTCTAAACGCAACAATGTTGCGTAAATATTTTATTCATGAAAGTTACCCGTAATACTGTGGCCAAAGGAGCCATTCTAGATTTAATTACTAATTCAGATTCGGCATTGTCACATTCTGAGATTCATAAATTAACTCAGGATTTATGTGATCGTGTTACGATTTATAGAATTTTAGACCGTTTGGTCAATGAAGATGTCATTCATAAAATTGTAAATCTTGATGGAACTATTAAATATGCTAAATGTCATCATGCAAATCATGTGCATATTCATAATCATGTACACTTTAGTTGCGAAAAATGTTTGAAAGTTACTTGCATGGAAAACGTGCAACCAAGCTATATAATTCCCCGTAATTACAAGGTTAACGATGTAAATTTTACTCTTTCGGGATTGTGTCCGAATTGTTTATAATTTCCTTTAACATTTAGACAAGGCTAAAAATAATGTTTGAGCAATGCAATTTTTGTATATATTTGCTTTAATAATTTTTATGAAATGACTAAATCTCTAGAAGAAGTTAACCAATCGGTTCAAACGCAAAATAAAAAATCTGTTTTTAGAAAAATATTAGCTTTTCTTGGTCCTGCTTATTTAGTGAGCGTTGGATACATGGATCCAGGAAACTGGGCGACAGATATTGCGGGTGGAAGCCAATTTGGGTATGCTTTACTTTGGGTTTTGTTAATGAGTAACTTAATGGCTTTGTTATTGCAAAGTCTTAGTGCTAGATTAGGAATTGTAACCCAACGTGATTTAGCACAAGCATCAAGAGAAACCTATTCTAAATTCATCAATTATATATTATACATTCTTGCCGAAGTCGCCATTGCTGCTTGTGATCTTGCTGAGGTACTGGGAATGGCAATTGGTATTAATTTATTATTTGATATTCCGCTGATTGAGGGTGTCTTAATTACTGTATTAGATACTTTTTTATTGCTTTTCTTGATTAATAAAGGCATTCGAAAAATGGAAGCTTTCATTATTGTCTTAGTTGCTATTATTGGGTTTTCTTTTGTTTTTGAAATGATTTTTGCTGAACCTGAACTAGATAAGGTAATGTATGGATTGATTCCATCACTTCCTAATTCTGCAGCTTTATACATTGCAATCGGTATTATCGGAGCAACAGTAATGCCTCATAATTTGTATCTGCACTCTTCTTTGGTACAAACCAGAAAATTTGATAGAAGTCCTGCAGGAATCAAACAGGCATTAAAATACAATCTGATAGATTCAACGATTGCTCTTAATCTCGCCTTTTTTGTAAACGCCGCTATCTTAATTCTTGCTGCTGCAACCTTTCATCGAAATGGAATGTTTGAAGTTGCTGAAATTCAGGATGCGCATAAGTTTTTAGAACCGCTTTTAGGAACCAAGTGGGCACCTGTGCTCTTTGCAGTTGCTTTAATCGCAGCAGGTCAGAGCTCCACAATTACTGGAACTTTAGCGGGGCAAATCGTTATGGAAGGGTATTTAAATTTAAGAATCCAACCTTGGGTTCGTCGAATAATAACACGTTTAATTGCTATTGTTCCCGCCGTAGTAGTTATTATGATTTATGGCGAAAGTGTCACAGGAAAACTGCTTATTCTGAGTCAGGTAATCCTGAGTTTGCAATTAGGATTTGCAATTATACCATTGATACATTTTGTGAGTGATAAAACAAAGATGAAAGGGTTTCATATTAGCAGATTAACTCAGGTTACAGCATGGGTTATTGCTTTGATTATTGTATCGCTTAACGGAAAATTAGTGTATGATGAAATAACGGGTTGGTTAGATGCTTCTGAGAATCCAATTGTGTTATGGGTTACTGTTGTTCCTCTGGCAATAGCTGCTTTAGTTTTATTACTTTATATCGTTTTTAAACCATTTATTGCTCGAGCAAAATCTGATATACAAAATCATTCCCCTCATAGCCTTGCTTTGCGCTTTTCTGTAAAAGAAGGATATAGTAAAAAGAACATTGCTATTTCTGTAGATTTCTCTAATGCCGATGAAGCAGCTATTAACAGTGCATTCGAATTAGGAGGAATTGATGGTAACTACACTTTAATTCATGTGGTTGAGACAGTTGGCGCACTTATGTATGGTCAAAATGTTGATGACCATGAAACAACAATCGATGAAAAACTGTTATTAGAATACAAAGAGATGCTTACGGCAAAAGGATTTAAGATCGAGACAGAACTTGGATTTGGTAAGCCAAACAATATTATTCCGATTATTGTAAACAAAGGAGGTTTTGATATTTTGGTTATGGGAACGCACGGACATACTGGCTTTAAAGATTTAGTTTTTGGAACAACAGTCGATAAATTGCGTCATAAAATTTCGATACCTTTGTTTATCGTTAAAAAATAATTGTTGCGGTTTTAAGTTGCTAGATTTTCAACTTAAAACACAGAATCTTTAAAGCTTTGAACCTGAAAAATACACAAATGACCTTCTCAGAAGAAAACTACCTAAAAGCTATTTATCATTTAACCACTTCTTCTGAAGCTGAGGTTAGTACCAATGCTATTGCCGAAATGATGGAAACAAAAGCATCATCGGTTACCGATATGCTTAAGAAATTATCCGAAAAGGATTTGATTAATTATAAAAAATACCAAGGAGTTTCGCTTACAGAAAACGGAAAGTTAGCTGCCAAAATGATTGTTCGAAAACACCGTTTATGGGAAGTTTTTTTAGTAGATAAACTTGATTTCTCTTGGGATGAGGTTCATGATATTGCCGAACAATTGGAACATATTAAATCGGAACAATTAATTAATAAGCTGGATGATTTTCTAGGTAATCCAACAGAAGATCCGCACGGAGATCCAATTCCAGATGCTCAAGGACGAATTATTAAAGTTGAAAAGCAACTGCTTTCAGAACTTAGTGAAAAACAAACTGGAGTGTGTGTTGGTGTAAAAGATACTTCATCTGAGTTTTTACAATATTTGGATAAACAAGGAATTGCTTTAGGTTCTAAAATAGAATGTCTATCAAAAGAAAGCTTCGATTTGTCTCTAAAAATTAAAGTAAACGAACAAGAACTTACTATTTCGAATAAAATAGCTTCAAACTTATTCGTCAAGTTGCTTTAGGAAACGCACAGAAGCTTAATTAAAGCCTGAAAACGGATGTAATTGAGTATGTTCTCAGTTTTTAAGAAAAAACTTCTCAAGCCTTGTTATTTTAGTCTAGAGTAGTGGCTCGATTACTGAGATTTCAATTTCAATATAAATTTAAAAGGTTCAAAGGTTGTCCAGTTTATAAATAAACGGAGCAACTTTTGAACCTTTGTTTCTTTTTATCTTAGTACCTCAGTGCCTTTTCTTAATGACAACCACAGTCATTGTCTCCGCAATTTTTCTTGTTTTTAGGCTTCCAAAAAAACTTACGAATTAAGAAGGCAATTGCTATTGCTAAAATTGCAAAAGCTATAATTTCTTGTACCATAATGCATTATTTTAAGAATTGATAAGCTACTAAAGCTGTGACATAAGCCAATCCGCTCATTAATACGAGCTGAACCATTGGCCATTTCCATGAGTTTGTTTCCTTTTTGGTAATTGCAATTGTACTTGCACATTGTAAAGCAAACGCATAAAATAGTAACAATGAGATTCCTGAAGCCAAATTGAAGATTTTTTCACCAGTCTGAGGGTTAATTTCTTCTTGCATTTTGCTTTTTATAGTAGACTCGTCATCTGTGCCACCTACACTGTAAATGGTTGCTAATGTACCAACAAAAACTTCTCTAGCAGCGAATGAACTTATAATTGCAATACCAATTTTCCAATCGTATCCTAAAGGTGAAATAACAGGTTCAATAGTTTTACCCATTATTCCAATGTAAGAGTTCTCTATTTTTTGTGAAGCAACAGCTTCTTCATATTCAAACTCACTTAGAGGTTTGTCTTTGTGCCTTTCTGTTACAATAGCTTCCGCTTCATTAAATTTCTCTCCAGGACCGTACGAGGCTAAAAACCATAAAACAACAGATATTGCTAATATTATTTTTCCTGCACCCAAAACAAATGCTTTTGTTTTTTCGACTACATTAATAAAAACGTTCTTGAACAA
This region includes:
- a CDS encoding rhodanese-related sulfurtransferase, which translates into the protein MQLYNTLSAEERAIMIDDAGKQRLTLSFYAYAKIQDPKKFRDDLFLAWNALDALGRIYVANEGINAQMSIPEENLETFRETLEVYDFMKDLRLNIAVEHDDHSFLKLTIKVRDKIVADGLNDETFDVTDIGVHLKAKEFNDILEDPNTIVVDFRNHYESEVGHFKGAITPDVETFRESLPIINEQLQNHKEDKNLVMYCTGGIRCEKASAYFKHQGFKNVYQLEGGIINYKKQLEEEGLESKFIGKNFVFDNRLGERITDDIISQCHQCGKPCDNHTNCENDGCHLLFIQCDECKSAMENCCSTECLEVIHMPLVDQVRMRTGKQVGNKVFRKGKSENLRFKHSGELPDTALAITEKAADIRQKIKVKKVLLGKAEHYYVKAQVGLFTIENHELNSGDKILISGPTTGNQELVLEKMMVNDTANTTAVKGDRVTFEVPFRIRLSDKIYKILD
- a CDS encoding BrxA/BrxB family bacilliredoxin, with protein sequence MYPEEMVKPMQAELTTAGFQDLHSASEVDNAIKSEGTTLVVVNSVCGCAARNARPGAKMSLEGAKKPDHLITVFAGVDKEAVDAARQHMFPFPPSSPSMALFKNGELVHMLERHHIEGRPAELIAENLKDAFNEFC
- a CDS encoding tetratricopeptide repeat protein gives rise to the protein MKKIILGFSFLISFFTFAQVPKNKTQDAIIKQALDSCAYKYNYTFQMQEWQNCIDEGLKKDSTIAYLWQQKAMPYFKCKKYEVGMSFLDKAVLYNKQEWLPYRGFIKCIFSKSYKDAITDLEECIKLYGNGYIMDHTYSFYIGLCYLQLNEYDKAEKVLDDYVTDIYKNRQQLEHPTTYFYQAIAKYELKKYDEAISILDKALKIYPQFSDAKYYKAICWFKIGKPKDEISALGTEARSDATKGFKLNEDNTIYETYPYQIRFTK
- a CDS encoding lycopene cyclase family protein — protein: MKHYDYIFTGTGLSAMMTVYKMIVSENFIGKSVLLIDEDTKKTNDRTWCFWQEGPSIWESVISKKWDTALFANENFKRDLDLNPYKYNQIRSLDFYNFVLKLIKKQQNITFLNDKVTDINELDTHVFVATSTNTFTCNQLLNSIYNKGLVENQQRYPVLQQHFIGWFIKSKENVLNPEQVTFMDFSVAQKGNTRFMYALPISKKEALIEYTLFSHTLLEKQEYESEIKNYIQKLGIQDYEIVEKEQGSIPMTCFPFWKRNTKRVLNIGTAGGWTKASTGYTFKKSDKKSTQLVTFLQTQNNKPSTPIKMSSFYKKNKFWFYDLLLLDILDRNNELGSSIFSDMFQKGNPALIFKFLDEETTFIEDVKVILKCPKTPFIKALFRVIFLPKKT
- a CDS encoding thioredoxin family protein, with amino-acid sequence MKSLLIILLFLGLTSTGFCQLKSIPFEAIDSLQQIQKRKVIIFIHTDWCKYCQAMKNSTFKNKKIIEQLNNQFYFVDFHAEEKRTIRFNNKTFNYTTTGNKTGVNELAIQLGTVNNQLTYPIICILNSKNEILFQDTNYHNAKDFEIILNKLID
- a CDS encoding TonB-dependent receptor gives rise to the protein MKYLFTMLLFSILQVGFSQNTSSISGRVFIENQEKQQANVQILKTNYKTQTDSLGFYKLEAIPLGNYKIQVSSLGQKTITKNIVFKENEPLTLDFQLTNNENELNEVVISGTLKAVKRLESAVPVEVYTPVFFKKNPTANIYEALQNVNGVRPQLNCGVCNTGDIHINGLEGPYTAVMIDGMPIVSSLSTVYGLSGIPNSLVERIEIVKGPASSLYGSEAVGGLINIITKSATNAPVFSADVFTTSWLETNVDLGVKLNAGKNATALLGVNYFNYNQRIDNDNDGFTDVTLQDRVSVFQKWSFKRKENRIFTLAGRGMYEDRWGGDIRWEKKYRGGDKIYGESVYTKRAELIGSYQLPTDEKLIFSFSGNVHYQDSRYGTTSYIANQKIGFAQLTWDKKIKNNDLLAGIASRYTYYDDNTTSTQIQGKNNPDKTWLPGIFLQDEITLTEKHKILLGLRYDYNSIHGNIVTPRFAYKLKFNDNNILRFNAGTGYRVVNLFTEDHAALTGSREVVIANNLNPEKSINANLNYIKKIYFNNGTFIGIETTAFHTRFSNKIIADYDTDPNKIIYDNIDGHAVSQGISTNIDVNFNNGLKLIAGATIMDVSNIENGTRERPYLTEKFTATWSASYKINPINLAIDYTGNLYSPMKLPLLGDNDPRDPNSPWYSLQNIQFTYTGWKNFDLYAGIKNLLNFTPKRNNPFLISRTNDPFDKNVDYDSNDKVLVTPSNPYGMTFDTTYVYAPNQGIRSFFGLRYNLR
- a CDS encoding NAD(P)/FAD-dependent oxidoreductase, producing the protein MKKSNEYDVIIIGGSYAGFSAAMALGRSMRKVLIIDSGNPCNQQTPYSHNFITQDGKKPSDINATAKNQVLKYPTISFIEDKAVKASKKESDFEILTERKEVFIARKLIFATGLKDIFPEINGFAACWGISILHCPYCHGYEVKNERTGIIANGDIGYDFTKMISNWTKDLTLFTNGKSSLTEDQTATLKKNNIATLENEIDYFQHNDGKIINIVFKDGTKTAIKALYARPPFEQHSHLPQELGCEMTEQGLIKVDSYQKTTIKGIYAAGDNSTFGRSVALAVSSGSVAGAFINKELIEEDF
- a CDS encoding MerC domain-containing protein, which translates into the protein MKTKTTFNWDILGISSATICLVHCLVLPILTIVPLGITHNPIIDLLFASIGFFAVIKIVKKATLLVSSILLLSITLIFISIIIEIILDVHTVLIFIGGIGMIIGHILNYLIHKKIDTNKKLLQTKNTL